In one Drosophila pseudoobscura strain MV-25-SWS-2005 chromosome X, UCI_Dpse_MV25, whole genome shotgun sequence genomic region, the following are encoded:
- the Cp110 gene encoding uncharacterized protein Cp110 isoform X1, which produces MDSTRKAMEKLLAEVEESQTQCQEGTETTATTPTETTTISGPNTPSQHSPDALSETSSNNSIGSRFHIDGQPILAPLMTETKRSDLQLSKHMALQLEKKLETVRVPGGQEDSENIGNAYTPMEARRVVPLLQQTKTYIFDQPPSTIKMPQRPQSLGIEVTDAEDAKDAKIPTILVNPPTPQQQELQPEDLTSLGCSVLTVHNRRLNNITNRILHFERSGLGKMLPPACDSLPSASTEPATVIWHGQDMEYDTSAKPSLTQTLSSLTVKLNNERAGAGICTVQRSRSFTLEEPSQVLVEHMQRTADAEARALAHFQRETVESKAKRVSRSPKSRNSIPSRGCLRMRPVSPNQQEQPPRQVMEMLLQDQPNVDQEIDLMIERTLNDHKVAANNVDGLRNYLRTHRDRFNQLVQYQHDERLRMQEEFERQQKFLINQICAEVDLSVYRDGLSKQVTVYTSTQTLQQHLASSSQGDELISSSMATTSGATCTSPSNTITISPTVLSPRTPDDSYGSVPMVDICVPNLPPPQHSSRKCLFGTGEGLPKSVSLSSDYEPQPLSGTSAPSTPRSFEMPLRNSNLSNSKRPAVSALAPRTRTASNAQKNNGRASLGPGSTKGLVQRVVGGGGGSVGRAGPKKTPPGSGNGAATRTHSTARRLPSRGLPQGQQQGSASTARKTTSTPTRGRNEEEETAAASRITAGVRGYLVRRLFRTEQVQRVVQTIRDTLIFVLNLHLETYGTSLDEEEEPGNIRLKARLLQQLCSASRTLHLIFFQTSVKERMEIISRDRKRIRTKLLSMHLKQR; this is translated from the exons ATGGATAGTACTCG AAAGGCAATGGAGAAGCTGTTGGCAGAGGTCGAAGAGAGCCAGACCCAGTGCCAGGAGGGGACTGAAACCACAGCCACGACCCCAACTGAGACGACTACCATATCCGGTCCCAACACACCCAGCCAACACAGTCCAGATGCCCTCTCTGAAACGAGCTCTAACAACAGCATTGGCTCTAGGTTCCACATCGATGGTCAGCCCATTCTGGCGCCTCTG ATGACGGAGACTAAGCGGAGCGATTTGCAACTGTCTAAGCATATGGCCCTTCAGCTGGAGAAGAAGTTGGAAACGGTCAGAGTCCCTGGAGGCCAAGAGGATAGTGAAAATATCGGCAATGCTTACACCCCCATGGAAGCACGGCGAGTTGTGCCGCTTCTGCAGCAGACGAAAACGTACATCTTTGACCAACCTCCTAGCACCATCAAAATGCCGCAGCGTCCCCAGTCCCTCGGAATTGAAGTGACAGATGCTGAAGATGCGAAGGATGCCAAGATACCCACCATCCTGGTGAACCCGCCCACCcctcagcagcaggagcttcAGCCAGAGGATCTCACGTCGCTTGGCTGTTCAGTGCTGACGGTCCATAACCGCAGGTTGAACAATATCACAAATCGTATCCTCCACTTTGAGCGGTCAGGTCTGGGTAAAATGCTGCCGCCCGCATGCGACTCTCTACCATCCGCGTCGACCGAGCCGGCAACTGTGATATGGCACGGCCAGGACATGGAATACGACACAAGTGCTAAACCCTCCCTGACACAGACCCTGTCGAGCCTTACGGTAAAATTGAATAACGAAAGAGCCGGTGCTGGTATATGTACCGTTCAACGATCGCGATCGTTTACACTGGAGGAGCCCTCCCAGGTGCTTGTGGAGCACATGCAGCGCACGGCGGATGCGGAGGCGCGAGCACTGGCCCACTTTCAACGAGAGACGGTGGAGTCGAAGGCAAAGCGGGTGAGCCGCAGTCCCAAGAGCCGCAACAGCATCCCGAGCAGAGGCTGCCTTCGGATGCGTCCCGTCAGTCCCAACCAGCAGGAGCAACCACCACGCCAGGTGATGGAAATGTTGCTTCAGGATCAACCGAACGTGGACCAAGAAATCGACCTCATGATCGAGCGCACCTTGAACGATCACAAGGTGGCCGCCAACAATGTGGATGGGCTGAGAAACTACCTCCGGACCCACAGAGACAGATTCAACCAGCTGGTTCAGTACCAGCATGACGAGCGCCTGCGCATGCAGGAAGAGTTTGAACGCCAGCAGAAGTTCCTCATCAACCAGATTTGCGCGGAAGTAGACTTGTCGGTCTATCGCGACGGGCTCTCCAAACAGGTGACGGTGTACACCAGCACCCAGACACTGCAACAGCATCTGGCCAGCAGCTCGCAAGGCGATGAGCTCATTAGCAGTAGCATGGCCACCACAAGTGGTGCCACTTGCACGTCGCCGAGCAACACAATAACCATCTCACCCACAGTATTGTCGCCGCGCACCCCAGACGATTCGTACGGTTCCGTACCTATGGTAGACATCTGCGTCCCTAATCTCCCTCCGCCCCAACACTCCTCTCGCAAGTGCCTTTTCGGGACAGGCGAGGGGCTTCCCAAGAGTGTGAGTCTGAGTTCCGACTATGAGCCGCAGCCACTGTCCGGAACTAGTGCTCCAAGCACGCCGCGCTCCTTCGAGATGCCCCTGCGCAACAGTAATCTGAGCAATAGCAAGCGTCCAGCAGTCAGCGCTCTTGCGCCCCGAACCCGGACAGCATCCAATGCCCAAAAGAACAACGGCAGAGCCAGCCTAGGACCGGGATCCACCAAAGGTTTAGTCCAGCGCGTCgtgggtggcggtggaggAAGTGTCGGCCGCGCTGGTCCTAAGAAGACTCCCCCAGGAAGCGGCAATGGAGCCGCAACAAGGACCCACAGCACTGCCCGCCGTCTACCTAGTCGTGGTCTGCCCCAGGGGCAACAGCAGGGTAGCGCATCTACAGCTAGGAAGACAACGTCAACGCCCACGCGCGGACGCAAT gaggaggaggagactgCTGCGGCCAGCCGTATCACTGCCGGTGTGCGGGGGTACCTCGTGCGCCGTCTCTTTCGCACAGAGCAAGTGCAACGTGTGGTCCAGACCATACGCGACACCCTCATCTTTGTTCTTAATCTGCACCTGGAGACATACGGCACCAGTCttgacgaggaggaggagcccggCAACATACGCCTGAAGGCGCGTCTCCTGCAGCAG CTCTGTTCGGCAAGCCGCACTCTGCACCTGATATTTTTCCAGACGAGCGTCAAAGAGCGCATGGAGATAATATCAAGGGACCGCAAACGCATCCGAACCAAGCTCCTATCCATGCACCTCAAGCAGCGCTGA
- the Cp110 gene encoding uncharacterized protein Cp110 isoform X2 — protein MDSTRKAMEKLLAEVEESQTQCQEGTETTATTPTETTTISGPNTPSQHSPDALSETSSNNSIGSRFHIDGQPILAPLMTETKRSDLQLSKHMALQLEKKLETVRVPGGQEDSENIGNAYTPMEARRVVPLLQQTKTYIFDQPPSTIKMPQRPQSLGIEVTDAEDAKDAKIPTILVNPPTPQQQELQPEDLTSLGCSVLTVHNRRLNNITNRILHFERSGLGKMLPPACDSLPSASTEPATVIWHGQDMEYDTSAKPSLTQTLSSLTVKLNNERAGAGICTVQRSRSFTLEEPSQVLVEHMQRTADAEARALAHFQRETVESKAKRVSRSPKSRNSIPSRGCLRMRPVSPNQQEQPPRQVMEMLLQDQPNVDQEIDLMIERTLNDHKVAANNVDGLRNYLRTHRDRFNQLVQYQHDERLRMQEEFERQQKFLINQICAEVDLSVYRDGLSKQVTVYTSTQTLQQHLASSSQGDELISSSMATTSGATCTSPSNTITISPTVLSPRTPDDSYGSVPMVDICVPNLPPPQHSSRKCLFGTGEGLPKSVSLSSDYEPQPLSGTSAPSTPRSFEMPLRNSNLSNSKRPAVSALAPRTRTASNAQKNNGRASLGPGSTKGLVQRVVGGGGGSVGRAGPKKTPPGSGNGAATRTHSTARRLPSRGLPQGQQQGSASTARKTTSTPTRGRNRWAGEKP, from the exons ATGGATAGTACTCG AAAGGCAATGGAGAAGCTGTTGGCAGAGGTCGAAGAGAGCCAGACCCAGTGCCAGGAGGGGACTGAAACCACAGCCACGACCCCAACTGAGACGACTACCATATCCGGTCCCAACACACCCAGCCAACACAGTCCAGATGCCCTCTCTGAAACGAGCTCTAACAACAGCATTGGCTCTAGGTTCCACATCGATGGTCAGCCCATTCTGGCGCCTCTG ATGACGGAGACTAAGCGGAGCGATTTGCAACTGTCTAAGCATATGGCCCTTCAGCTGGAGAAGAAGTTGGAAACGGTCAGAGTCCCTGGAGGCCAAGAGGATAGTGAAAATATCGGCAATGCTTACACCCCCATGGAAGCACGGCGAGTTGTGCCGCTTCTGCAGCAGACGAAAACGTACATCTTTGACCAACCTCCTAGCACCATCAAAATGCCGCAGCGTCCCCAGTCCCTCGGAATTGAAGTGACAGATGCTGAAGATGCGAAGGATGCCAAGATACCCACCATCCTGGTGAACCCGCCCACCcctcagcagcaggagcttcAGCCAGAGGATCTCACGTCGCTTGGCTGTTCAGTGCTGACGGTCCATAACCGCAGGTTGAACAATATCACAAATCGTATCCTCCACTTTGAGCGGTCAGGTCTGGGTAAAATGCTGCCGCCCGCATGCGACTCTCTACCATCCGCGTCGACCGAGCCGGCAACTGTGATATGGCACGGCCAGGACATGGAATACGACACAAGTGCTAAACCCTCCCTGACACAGACCCTGTCGAGCCTTACGGTAAAATTGAATAACGAAAGAGCCGGTGCTGGTATATGTACCGTTCAACGATCGCGATCGTTTACACTGGAGGAGCCCTCCCAGGTGCTTGTGGAGCACATGCAGCGCACGGCGGATGCGGAGGCGCGAGCACTGGCCCACTTTCAACGAGAGACGGTGGAGTCGAAGGCAAAGCGGGTGAGCCGCAGTCCCAAGAGCCGCAACAGCATCCCGAGCAGAGGCTGCCTTCGGATGCGTCCCGTCAGTCCCAACCAGCAGGAGCAACCACCACGCCAGGTGATGGAAATGTTGCTTCAGGATCAACCGAACGTGGACCAAGAAATCGACCTCATGATCGAGCGCACCTTGAACGATCACAAGGTGGCCGCCAACAATGTGGATGGGCTGAGAAACTACCTCCGGACCCACAGAGACAGATTCAACCAGCTGGTTCAGTACCAGCATGACGAGCGCCTGCGCATGCAGGAAGAGTTTGAACGCCAGCAGAAGTTCCTCATCAACCAGATTTGCGCGGAAGTAGACTTGTCGGTCTATCGCGACGGGCTCTCCAAACAGGTGACGGTGTACACCAGCACCCAGACACTGCAACAGCATCTGGCCAGCAGCTCGCAAGGCGATGAGCTCATTAGCAGTAGCATGGCCACCACAAGTGGTGCCACTTGCACGTCGCCGAGCAACACAATAACCATCTCACCCACAGTATTGTCGCCGCGCACCCCAGACGATTCGTACGGTTCCGTACCTATGGTAGACATCTGCGTCCCTAATCTCCCTCCGCCCCAACACTCCTCTCGCAAGTGCCTTTTCGGGACAGGCGAGGGGCTTCCCAAGAGTGTGAGTCTGAGTTCCGACTATGAGCCGCAGCCACTGTCCGGAACTAGTGCTCCAAGCACGCCGCGCTCCTTCGAGATGCCCCTGCGCAACAGTAATCTGAGCAATAGCAAGCGTCCAGCAGTCAGCGCTCTTGCGCCCCGAACCCGGACAGCATCCAATGCCCAAAAGAACAACGGCAGAGCCAGCCTAGGACCGGGATCCACCAAAGGTTTAGTCCAGCGCGTCgtgggtggcggtggaggAAGTGTCGGCCGCGCTGGTCCTAAGAAGACTCCCCCAGGAAGCGGCAATGGAGCCGCAACAAGGACCCACAGCACTGCCCGCCGTCTACCTAGTCGTGGTCTGCCCCAGGGGCAACAGCAGGGTAGCGCATCTACAGCTAGGAAGACAACGTCAACGCCCACGCGCGGACGCAAT cgttGGGCGGGCGAGAAGCCATAA